The nucleotide sequence TGAATGTAACAATGTATTCAATTTACATGACAACTCgtgtagaataaaataaaagatgaTGATAATAGGGAAAAAGATATGTTAAGGAAGGTTGGGTTGGGCTAGGGTCATTGTCCATGTGTGAGCTGTATTCCCAGTGTCTCCAACGgttcaaataatataatattatttagaAGGCATAGTTGGAATGAAGTCCTTCTCTCAATTCACATGACAATATGACATTATTGACTTTAGACCACTTGTCCGCGTTCACCAACACCAGCCAGGCACCACCGCCACTATGTGATTTCCTAATATCCATCCCTTTTCATATTTTCATTTCTGTTAAAAACTTTAATTGAACTAAACAatagaaaattatttatttttgttgggaGCTATCTACATTATAAAATAAGACAAAGAGATTAGCtgtgaaagaaaataaataaagtgaacgagagagaagaaagtaagaaacggAGAGAAACAGAATGGAATATTAGCTCATCAAATATTCGATAGTTAGCAAGTCCACTCATTATTTAGTCTTCTTTAGTCGGCGATCGGAGAATCCCATTTGTTTATTTATATGTCTATGATTTATGATTGTAAGTAAGCAAGTAAGTTAGTAGCGAGTAGATTGGAGGCTGTCTTCTTCTTCCATTGGAGATTTGGAATTGAACTGAATaataagaggaggaggaggaggagtagaTGAGTATGTACGGCAGGGATCCATGGGGGGGACCACTGGAGATCCATGGGACAGACTCCGCCACGGACGACGACCGGAGCCGCAACCTGCAGGACTTGGACAGGGCGGCGCTGTCACGGCAGCTCgacgagacacagcagagctggCTGCTGGGCCCCACTGagaccaagaagaagaagaagtatgtCGATCTCGGCTGCATCATCGTCAGCCGCAAGATCTTCGTCTGGACCGTCGGCACCATCGCCGTCGCCGCCTTCCTCGCCGGATTCATCACTCTCATCGTCAAGACCGTCCCCCGCCACCACCACAAGGCCCCTCCTCCCGACAACTACACCCTCGCCCTCCACAAGGCTCTCATGTTCTTCAACGCTCAACGCTGTATGTAGCCCcaccctttctctttctttccttaATTAGATCTCACTTTATCCTAATTCAGTAATTTCATTTTCACCTACCTTGATGTTGATTGATGGCACCACGCTAAatcaattaggattaggattagggttaGATTATCAACATCAGTCAGAGTCAGTCACTGAAGATTGAACATTTTTTCATGTTGATATTGATTTGTTGTGTGGCTGTTGTTGCGTGTAGCTGGAAAACTCCCAAAGCATAACAATGTTTCTTGGAGAGGGAACTCTGGTCTGCAAGATGGGAAGGGCCCCGGGGTATCTGCCGCCATCAAGGATCTGGTGGGTGGCTACTATGATGCCGGAGACGCCATCAAGTTCCACTTCCCTAAATCCTTTGCCCTGACCATGCTCAGCTGGAGTGTTATTGAATACAGTGCCAAATACGAAGCTGCCGGCGAGCTCGCCCATGTTAAGGACATCATTAAATGGGGGACTGATTACCTTCTCAAGACCTTCAACAGTACTGCTGACACCATTGACACTCTTGCTGCACAGGTAGATTTATTCGCCTTGAACTAACCAACTGACTTTGAACTATGCATCTCATATGTGATTATTTTCAATCTTGGCAGGTTGGATCTGGGGATACTTCTGGAGGGAGCACCACTCCAAATGATCATTATTGCTGGACTCGTCCGGAGGACATTGATTATACACGACCTGTCACCGAATGCTCGAGTTGCTCGGATCTTGCAGCAGAGATGGCTGCTGCGTTAGCTTCTGCCTCCATTGTGTTTAAGGACAATAAAGTCTATTCGCAGAAACTTGTTCATGGTGCCACAACACTCTATAAGTTCTCGAGGGACCGCAGAGGAAGATACAGTCCACGTGGTACCGAGGCTTCAACATTCTACAATTCAACCAGCTACTGGGATGAGTTTGTCTGGGGAGGAGCTTGGATGTATTTTGCCACTGGTAATTCTTCCTACCTTAATCTGGCCACCAAACCTGGCATTGCCAAGCATGCTGGTGCTTTCTGGGGAGGCCCTGATTATGGTGTAATGAGCTGGGATAACAAGCTTCCTGGTGCTCAGGTAATTTTTAGTGCTCCTTCAGTTATAACCTGTAAGGTGTCCGAAGCTTACTCAAGTTGTTTGTAAATCAATGGAGAAATCTCTACTGCAGGAAGTTTATTAAATTTGCATTTCAAGCTAAGTTCTGAGCTGAATAATGTGATGGATTTTACTCTGGCATCTGTTTTTCTGATCTTAACTTCATTTTGGCATAAGACATATTCATGTTCTCACTGGCTTATCTATTTGGCTTCCATAATTACACCTTAGGCAGAAATGAAATCTGTTTTCGTTTTACTTTTGGACTGAATTGCTGCAAAATATGTAGGATGTTCCCTTGTTTTTAATCATGCTGTAGTTCATAAGCATTTTTGACCAAATACTTTTGATTGCTTTGCTCGACTTTCTGAAGCTATGAGTTCTAGTCATATGAACAGGAGTTAGTAATTTAATCTTGTCATCCTGCATATAGGTTCTTCTGAGCCGGTTGAGGTTGTTCTTGAGTCCTGGTTATCCATATGAAGAAATTTTAAGTACATTTCACAATCAGACCAAGATTTTTATGTGCTCCTTCCTACCAGTTTTCTCAAGCTTTAACAGAACAagaggtaaaaagaaaagaaaaataaaattctacTTCAACACTTGTATCTGGGCTCCTTCTCTGTAAGTTCCTCCAATTATTACTCTAATGTGAATATTGGGTATTTTTTTCTTGGCACTCAGGGGGCTTGATTCAATTAAACCATGGTAGGCCTCAGCCTCTCCAATATGTTGTAAATGCAGCCTTTTTGGCTACCCTATTCAGTGATTATCTTGAAGCTGCTGATGCACCTGGATGGTATTGCGGGCCCAATTTCTTTTCGGCTGATACTCTTCGAGACTTTGCAAGGACCCAGGTATGTACGTGATATTCTGCTTTCAAATTTTGTCAACATTAACTCTGCTAACTTCCTTTGCCAATTTCCTGGGGTGATTTTGTAGATAAATTACATCCTTGGGAAGAACCCTCGCAAAATGAGCTATGTTGTTGGTTTTGGTAACCACTATCCAAAACATGTCCATCACAGAGGTGCTTCTATACCAAAGAACCACATTAAGTATAGCTGTACAGGAGGCTGGAAATGGAGGGATACATCCAAGGCAAACCCAAATACAATTGTTGGAGCTATGGCTGCTGGTCCTGACAAGTTTGATGGTTTCCATGATGTCCGTAAAAACTACAACTACACGGAGCCAACTCTTGCAGGAAATGCAGGTTTAGTTGCTGCACTTGTAGCATTGTCAGGTGATAAAAACATAGGGATTGACAAAAATACAATTTTCTCTGCGGTACCCCCAATGTTTCCTACAGCACCACCACCTCCAGCACCATGGAAACCATAAGGTGCTATGCCGTTCATTATCACTTTCCACCAAGTACCGTAGCGACATCAGTTCATTGGTTGGCATGGACAAATTGGAAGTTGTGGGATAAGGCCTTTGAGAACATCTTTGACTTGAGATTAGCCTTAAGAATTTATAGAGGTACTTGTGAGTGTTTCTTCATTTAAGCATTATTGTTATATACTTAGTACATATGTATCAAATCTTGTATTCTTTAAACTTGCAGAATGAACAACATGGAAGTCTGACACTTACAATTTACAATCTTACAGTTACCTATCTCAGACTCTGTTTACCTTTTTTATATTATAAGTAACTCATGGTTTGCGtaatttatttgttttaaatttcttGCCTGTGGTTCTCTTCTGCACGGGGACAGTCCCAGCAGCTAGAAACCAATTTGGCCTTTTATAATTTCACTTTGAGCAGTATTGGAAACAAGAAACCCTCGTCATATATAGAAAGGAATCAGAATCGATTTTAGCCTGAAATAACCAACAAAAAACATGCAGAGTCTATACATGACCAAATAGATTAGAACAGATTTTAGGAACCCTTTCCCTCATAGGAGGCAAGAGATAACTAGTTATTTTTGCATAGCATACGTTCGACAAGATGGCCAGTGGCAAGCGTGTCTTCTGCAATGAGTCAGTAACTTACTCTTACAACAAATCAAAATCAGCGGAACGCATTAGCTGATTTGCTTTTCTATTCCTCAAACTATTTACAGTGATCAGCTGATCAATCATGGACGTAAAAAGAAAGCCTGGAGTTCAAAAAGAATGTATCCTATAGCAACTTGTTATATATACAATCATGAAAATTGAGGCGAGCTATTGGACTTCACAAGAGGACGTGACCTCATTTCACAACTACCTCCCTCAGATACTAAGGGAACTTCACCATTCAAGGAAACTTCATCATTCAACTCTATCATTTTGAGTTCACGTAAGGTCCTCTTTGCATAAACGGTGAAGGCAACAATTGCAACAATTGAAATGATGAAAGAAATAAGGCTGTATATAATTTCCAGAGTGTTTAGGTGACGCTTCCCTAACCCTACTTCAGCCAATGTCTTCATTAATCGACCACTGCAGGAAACAAACACACATACATATGTAAgtctatttcaaaaaataaattaaacaaaccaGCTCGAAGCTGTCACATTGGGATCCATGAAAACTCACAAAGTTCTCATATTTTCATACAaatggaaataaaaaaaaaaactccagGTTTGATCTAAAGAAATAACACGAGTTCTTTACCACGATAgctccttttatttttcttcagagCATTTTATATTCAATAAAATGGTGAAACTGGTAGAAGTTTACTACAGTACACACTAAGCCATTAAAGGGCCAAAGGTCAACCTGTATATGTAGAGGAAAGCTTCTGGCACCATTCCAGCAACTGATCCGCATAAATAGGGCCAAAACTTCACATTAGTCACCACAACAGCATAATTGAATATAGTATAGGGAAAAGGTGAGAGCCTAAACAAAGCAACCACTTGAAATTGATAGAGCCAGTTTCCCTCCCCAGCAAGCCTAATCATTGCTGCATTACGAGGCCATCTTTTTAACCATTGCTGCACAATACAGAACCAAAGATCACAAACAAAATGTAAAACCTACTTTGAGAAAACACAACCCAAAATTTTAGAGGATTTGTTATCATATAAGAAACAGAGAGACTTACATGAATGCGGTCACGGAACCGTAGTCCAATTTGGTAAGGCAGGACCATCCCAATGGTTGTTCCACCCATTATTATAGCAAAGCCAAGGCCATAACCAAAAATCATCCCTGCCAGCCACATAGAGGGGCCCGAAGGAAGCAAGAATACTGGCAGCAAAGCTAGAGAAGCAACAAGTATAAGGGCAAGAACAGGATGGCCAAAGGAAGTAGCTTCCCACTCCATGATTGGGTAAAGAACCTGCAATGAGAAACCTCAACGCTTCAAAGTATGAATTTTATCATAGTTTTCCAATCATCCATCTTGAATGCATGATGATGCACAGGGCCAAGAATATCCACAGGTCCATACTAAGCTGCTTGCTCATATACAAATGATAGAATAGTAGTAAAGATAACGGTGTTATGAGTATTTTTCTCACGCCCTTCAAGATAATTACCAGAAAAAGTTTCCTAGTGACATGTTGAAAAGAGTTCCTTATTACACTGCTCCTTCGAATTTCATCCATGCCACAACATATTAATTAGCATATGAAATCAAATGCTAATGGTATTATATCATTCTAAAACCCGAGAAATAGTCATAATATGAAATGTTGAAACAGCAAAGTTGGCAATAACTCACTGCAAGCGACTGTAGTACCAGAACAGAATCATTGTAAGAAGAGGAAGTACCTTTCCAAAAGCAAATGGTACTCCCCATTTCACAAGAACAGTAGCAAGTATAACAGCGAGGCAGCACCATAACAATGTTTTCATCCACCAACACAAAGATTTAACTTTTGATTTTGCTTGAGGGTGCAACATCTCGGCTTCTTCAGCCCTTGGTATATCAGGTAAGACCAATTTATCATACTCGCTATCAATATTTTCCAACATCTTTGACGATTCTTCGGTGATCATTGTGATTCCAGAATGCTATACAGGGAAACAAAAGCAGAACATCAGCAAATTGCAGAGTCTAATAATTCTATGCTTCGAAATTCAAATTGCATGTCTAGTTTACATTTTTAACGTTCTGAAAGGAGAATCACAAAATACCGGGAATTGTGTAGTCTTATTGTTGCTGGCAGATGAGATCCACATTACATTACAACAGAAACAAGAGTGCACCGAACGAAGATGTTGTGCATGCCTTGTAACTGCATGCAGATGCAGAATTACGTACAAAGATTGAAGAATGGAATTTCAGAAATTCATCAGCATGGGATCCTCTGCATGAACATTTATAATTATAACTAAAAAAACAATGAAATAAGCAagcttatataataaataaaatttaattctaagcctgaaatttttttttttttctgcatttAGGGTTTATGAGCTAAAAAAAATGAATGCACAGAGAAATCTTTCACCGCTTTTGTTTTGCATTTAAATTTGATACCACAATGTCTACGATGATGAACCTGCACGATCCCCAAACTTGAGAAAACGATTTCCTGCATTGAGATGAGAAGCAAAGCGTGGCTACAGCATTCAAAACGCAGCGTTATTGAAGGatgaaatattaatttttatacaaGTTTTCATACTAATTCCATACgtaaatttaaaaaatcattaaaaaatatttggTCCAGATTAACCactcttttttattttggtaTTGGGTTTTCAATATGTTTTTAAACAATGTGGAGAAAGAGGACTTTTTAgtctatatttaattttaatttgttttgttgTAAGGATTTAGTAAAAAATTTGATTTAGTTCTTATttgtttagtagtatttttaaaaagtttaaatttaACGGAAAAGCTCTACATCCATGTAAAAATTACATGGATAGTATCCAAGTACTTTCCACTTCACGCCTCACACACTCGTTTGTTTTACACGCGCCTCATATAACGTATATAACATAATCCTTATTTTGCGTAATCAACctttctcaacgtaaacctttttcgccttcttgttcttcttctttttcttcctgttctccttcttcttcttcaacctaattaaattcgttgttctcctctattctcgttttttttttctctgcatTATGGATCTGGATCGACTTCAACGTAATTAGCTTCgtcgttcatcttcttcttcgtttttttcTTCGATCTGTACTtctgaattgaaacaatgaataaatcaacttcaaatcagttgaatgagtgcAATTTGGATAAttcttctgaaacacatcaatttgatgaggtttggatcattgaattttgaattgaattcaatggaatgaaattgctaattttatttgaagtgaattgaatggaTTGAGGTGATCTATATCTGaatttaattgaattgaattgataatatgtaactgtGAGTAACTGTGAGTTTGAGTAACTGTGAGTAAATGTGAGTAACTTTTCGGTTCGATAATTACGAAAAAATTGATTCACCATGTGCATGTGTTCGATTCGGTATGCAGAAAGGAgtctaaaaaaaattagatgaATATAGTGTTTAGAGTTTAAGGTTcatggtttagggttcagggtttagggtttagctgttcagggtttagggtttagcgtttaggattgtaggggtttaaggtttatggttttagggttcagtgttcagggttctgggaataatgtttagggtttagggtttagggttctgggtttagtgtttagtggtttggggtttagtgtttagtgtttagggtttagtggttCGGGGTTCAGGATTtaaagtttagggtttaggggttcagtgtgtttcaaactttcaGTTCGCCAAGTGTATCAATTTCGGTTCACcgtgtttagggttgagggtttagggtttagagtttaggatttagggttttaggggtttagggtttattggttcaaggttcagtgttcagggttctggttttagtatttagggtttagggttcaaggtttaggggttcagtgtgtttcaaTATTTCGGTTCTCccagtgtattaatttcggttcactgtgtTCTTTTCGAGTTCATAATGTATTGGTAAATACAATGATTGCAATCACTGAGAACCTGGATTAAAACAGTAGTCAGACAGTTCCAATAGATATATAAATTAACATCTCAGATGGGTAATCCATGTtgaattaaatataaatattaacattaacatttagattaatattcacatatatacatttgaagtaagcatttttttactttttaaacaagttaaacaaaatattgttaattacaaaCAACTAATCCTAGTATATGCTATTTACTATCTAAATTCCCAAATGTGAATTTACAATAAGGGCTGGAGAGGGCCATATTGGAGAGGGCCATATTGTTAATTACAAACAGCTAATCCTAGTATATGCCATATTTACTATCCTAGTATATTGCTAGTCTTATTCCTTCAGATTCCCAAATCACTTGGTTTCTAATTTTATTCATTTCATGCAACAGAATGTGCGGACCATATTGGTACCTGAAGCTATCAAATCTCTCCCTACATTTCAATTGAAAGGAATTAGTTACATAAGAAATGAACCCAACTAAAAtcagaaaagaaagaagtttatAAATTTAGAAAGTACTAACTTGTGTCCAAGCTCTAGATTTATATCTCTTTCTGCTTCTGATCTTTTGTGGATTAATTTTTTCAAGCCATTTCATCACATATATCCTAcaatcatagctaagcaagaattgagtATAATACTATTAATAGTGTACaaaataaaacatattaaaaatagtACTATAGAAGAGAATAATTCTTACTTTGTACGTTGACCATTTAGTAGGATATACTCTGCTTCTACTCCCAATCCATCCTCCATTAATGGTTCTCCCCCATCATAAACCCTCATCTGAGAAATTATTAATCCTTGAAAGGTatgcaaaaattgaaaaaaataaatcaacaacaCTCAACTGAACTCATTTCATTTACtgaataatttgaataatttacaagaaaataacttacaacaaatttattCAGTTTTTTCCTCAAAT is from Arachis ipaensis cultivar K30076 chromosome B01, Araip1.1, whole genome shotgun sequence and encodes:
- the LOC107637222 gene encoding endoglucanase 25, producing MSMYGRDPWGGPLEIHGTDSATDDDRSRNLQDLDRAALSRQLDETQQSWLLGPTETKKKKKYVDLGCIIVSRKIFVWTVGTIAVAAFLAGFITLIVKTVPRHHHKAPPPDNYTLALHKALMFFNAQRSGKLPKHNNVSWRGNSGLQDGKGPGVSAAIKDLVGGYYDAGDAIKFHFPKSFALTMLSWSVIEYSAKYEAAGELAHVKDIIKWGTDYLLKTFNSTADTIDTLAAQVGSGDTSGGSTTPNDHYCWTRPEDIDYTRPVTECSSCSDLAAEMAAALASASIVFKDNKVYSQKLVHGATTLYKFSRDRRGRYSPRGTEASTFYNSTSYWDEFVWGGAWMYFATGNSSYLNLATKPGIAKHAGAFWGGPDYGVMSWDNKLPGAQVLLSRLRLFLSPGYPYEEILSTFHNQTKIFMCSFLPVFSSFNRTRGGLIQLNHGRPQPLQYVVNAAFLATLFSDYLEAADAPGWYCGPNFFSADTLRDFARTQINYILGKNPRKMSYVVGFGNHYPKHVHHRGASIPKNHIKYSCTGGWKWRDTSKANPNTIVGAMAAGPDKFDGFHDVRKNYNYTEPTLAGNAGLVAALVALSGDKNIGIDKNTIFSAVPPMFPTAPPPPAPWKP
- the LOC110262712 gene encoding transmembrane protein 64-like → MWISSASNNKTTQFPHSGITMITEESSKMLENIDSEYDKLVLPDIPRAEEAEMLHPQAKSKVKSLCWWMKTLLWCCLAVILATVLVKWGVPFAFGKVLYPIMEWEATSFGHPVLALILVASLALLPVFLLPSGPSMWLAGMIFGYGLGFAIIMGGTTIGMVLPYQIGLRFRDRIHQWLKRWPRNAAMIRLAGEGNWLYQFQVVALFRLSPFPYTIFNYAVVVTNVKFWPYLCGSVAGMVPEAFLYIYSGRLMKTLAEVGLGKRHLNTLEIIYSLISFIISIVAIVAFTVYAKRTLRELKMIELNDEVSLNGEVPLVSEGGSCEMRSRPLVKSNSSPQFS